A genomic window from Solanum stenotomum isolate F172 chromosome 10, ASM1918654v1, whole genome shotgun sequence includes:
- the LOC125841196 gene encoding SPX domain-containing protein 1-like has protein sequence MKFWKILKSHIEETLPEWQDKFLCYKDLKKELKLIYPQDARPMKRQRLNNDEVTKEVNDFVKLLEEEIDKFNSFFVEKEEDYIIHLKVLKERVAEMRKSNVEVNRLGRDIVDLHGEMVLLENYSALNYTGVVKILKKYDKLSGELLRLPFIQKVLAEPFFETEVLNKLVKECDTLLSLLYQTEPLKVAGAGGGVSGGERPVKVPQELAEIKNMENMYLRLTYSALRVLQEMRSRSSTVSMFSLPPMKTNALDNVWKNAPVVIQEAK, from the exons ATGAAGTTCTGGAAAATATTGAAGAGTCACATAGAGGAAACATTGCCTGAATGGCAAGACAAATTCTTGTGTTACAAAGATCTGAAGAAAgaattgaaattaatttatCCTCAGGATGCTAGGCCTATGAAAAGGCAGAGGTTGAATAATGATGAGGTTACCAAGGAGGTGAATGATTTTGTGAAGCTGTTAGAAGAGGAGATTGATAAGTTTAACAGTTTCTTTGTTGAGAAAGAAGAGGACTACATCATTCACCTTAAG GTATTGAAAGAAAGGGTAGCTGAGATGAGAAAGTCAAATGTAGAGGTGAATAGATTAGGTAGGGACATTGTCGATCTTCATGGAGAAATGGTTTTATTGGAGAATTACAGTGCTCTTAACTATACAG GAGTTGTGaagattttaaagaaatatgacAAACTCAGTGGGGAGCTTCTTCGATTGCCTTTTATCCAAAAGGTGCTCGCAGAGCCATTCTTCGAAACTGAGGTTCTAAATAAACTAGTGAAGGAGTGTGATACACTTCTTAGCCTTTTATACCAAACCGAGCCACTCAAAGTAGCAGGAGCAGGGGGAGGAGTTAGTGGCGGAGAAAGGCCAGTCAAAGTTCCTCAAGAGCTTGCAGAGATAAAGAATATGGAGAACATGTACCTGAGACTTACCTATTCAGCACTCAGAGTCTTGCAGGAGATGCGTAGCAGAAGTTCAACTGTCAGCATGTTCTCTTTGCCACCAATGAAGACCAACGCGCTCGACAATGTATGGAAAAATGCTCCAGTGGTCATACAAGAAGCAAAGTAG